The window TATGTACGTTTTCTCACTGTATAatatattacattaattttgAGATAGTGATATGGATAATCGAGTTTCAAAATATAGGGTTGTGATGCTTCAGTGTTGATTTCGGGGCCATCCGCAGAAAGGACATCCCCGGCAAATGTTGGATTGAAAGGCTTTGAAGTGATTGATGATGCAAAGAAACAACTAGAATCCATGTGCCCGGGAATTGTCTCTTGTGCTGATATTTTAGCTTTAGCAGCTCGGGATGCTGTTGACTTggtaatagatatatataataaattttttttattttctttattttttagtttatagGGTAGGCTAAGGGAAAAAAGCCTTAGGTAAAGATCGAACTCAAGAACTTTCTTGAAAAGTGGTACTTGTTGTCAAGCTAAGTTTTGAGTTCTAACTAACGAATTATTTGACATGAATTATAATTGACAGACTGGTGGACCAAGTTGGGGAGTTCCTCTTGGAAGATTGGACGGAAAAAGATCTTCTGCATCAGATGCCCTCAACTTACCGTCTCCTATAGAAGCGATTTCTGTCCATCGACAGAAATTTGCTGATAAAGGTCTCAATGACCATGATCTTGTTACGCTTGTTGGTATGCCTTTGTCCATTATACATAACTTGCCGTCTCCTATACATAAATTGTGTGTCCTTACTTTTTTATGATCTAAAAATTAGAGTCCTGTGTAGGTGCACATACCATTGGACAAACGGATTGCAGATTCTTCCAATATAGGCTCTACAATTTCACACCAACAGGCAATTCAGATCCAACAATGAACCAAGCAGTTTTATCACAACTACAAACTATATGTCCTAAAAATGGAAATGGTTTAACCAAAGTAGCAATGGACAAAGATAGTTGGACAAAATttgatgttaatttttttaaaaacattagAGATGGAAATGCTGTATTGGAATCTGACCAAAGATTAATGGGTGATGATGCGACTAGACCAATTGTGCAAAATTATGCTGGAAATATTAGAGGATTGTTTGGTATTaggtttaattttgattttcctaaGGCTATGGTTAAAATGAGTAGTATTGATGTCAAAACTAGTTATTCAAATGGGGAGATTAGAAATGTATGCTCAAAGTTTAATTAAGGTTTGGAATTTCGTATTATTAATGTATTCATAGAGTTTGTATCTTGTCCTTTGATGAATTGTATTATCAAAAGTGTGATTCTATTGAGTTGtaatgttaaaaaataaattacactTGCTTGTTTTTACATCAATAAtagatttttttgttgttgcaaatgttttttttcttttaaaatttaacaaTTAAATATACATTTCGATTTATATATACGCATTGGATGTTTCAAAATTTTATTGTGTATCAATGTTTGAGTTACCATTTTGTAATTGAAGTTATCTCTTTTTTACTTAAATCCCTTTTAGTTTTTGCACGTTATTTCTTTTTCTCATTATAACCTTTTAGTTGTTtttattaacttaattttttgcAAGTTCGTTATAGTTAAATGCTTACTTTATGCTTAAGCTATTATCAATAAGATTTATGTGTCTCAcgattttttacattttatccTATGTATAGGCTTATGTGTATCATTATGATTATCATAATATCTAATATCGTATTTTTTGCTTATGtctacttctcttctctccaAGCCCTCTTTATTCAACTATAGCTTCTTGCCATAAATTGATTCatctaacatggtatcagagctagaTAATTGTGCAAGTCTTTTGATACTTTTCATTTGCTTTCTAGTGATTACAATATAATAGATTTGCACACTTGAATTCCTTACCAGAAAGACTTGCAGTTACTAAACATAAAGAAGGTATGTCTATATAAGATTCTTTACAAAAGTCAAAATAATTGGGGATGAGATGGATAAGAATATGTTCACTCCTACATGTAGCTGTTGCATTTCTTGTTCAGAGTAAAAGGGTTAAAAAATTGTACAATGATCAAAGACTTTTgcgttttttttgaaaaagataGATGATAAGTTTGAACATGTTAGGTcaaatatgttgatgatatcaaACTTTCCTTGTTGTGTTTCACAAGTATATAGAATTCTATAAAGAGAAGAAACTTACAAATTTATTAGCAAGTAACATAACATAACTATTTTAAAACCAACTACTTTTGTCTCTACTAAAAGATAGTTTCAAAATTGTGTCAAGGATAACAAAAGATTCAATGTTGTGAGGATGATGTAGTTAGGAGGGCTCCCATATTAAGTTTATACAGAGTAGAGAAATGGAGAGTGAGAATAGGCATGTGGTTGATGAGATAGATTGATCACAAAACTGCAAAGGACTAATAGAAACGTGCATAGCGGCATGAGTAAGCGAGCACATTCATAATAATGAGGGGTTTGAAGGGATCAAAAGATATTGGAGTATAATGATTGTGGATGGAATCCACCGATGTTTAATAGTCAAAAAAAGAACAGTTTTATGTGAGCATTCATAGTATTGAGGGGTTTGGAGGGTTCTTTGGAGTTTGGTTTAATGAGGTTTTGAGTTTTTGACGTATAGAGTAAGATTAAGATGAAAAAGTTAAATCAAAAGAAGAATATTTTTAGGCTCTTGATATTATGTAATGGTTTGCAAGAACAATGTTTATATAGATTGTACATGAAATAATAAAGAGATATAATTGAATATTTTCATGGTTTACCTAAGAAAACTAATCCAAGAGataaataagaaaatacaataacagctttttaaaaaataaaacataatattagGGAGAAAAAACtaggaagttgttagaaaatttttacaatttagGTATGCTACTTACAAGGATTAAGTTCCTTATATTAAGGACCtacttatataaataaatgtcATATATTTTGTAAACATCAAGGAATTTAATAATACAacacaaaatttataattttcgcAAAAGCTTTCTTTGAGAATTACGTTAAACATATGGTATCAAAGCCAAAGGGAACTTGTAGTATCTGATTTCTTTGACATTCATCACCTACCTATAAACCTCACAATCTTACTAGAAATGGAAGAACAAACCCAAACCAacaaagaaattgaaattgaaacaAGCCAACCGGACTCTGTAATTCACACGtggaaaaaaatttatatgctaCAAAACACGTAACGTTTCGAATTTTtgaaagtaaaatattattatttattggagTTCAAGAGAGTTAGTAATAATATGGTTGAGTAGTATATACATAATGGTATGTACATAAGTTTTTATTATCTTGAGAAAATAATTAAGTATATTGGGCTTTAAGTCTATGGGCCTCAATATAATTTTCCAATTAAGATTTAACCTAGCCccaatagaaaatttgaaatagataagattaattataaaaaaaatagcagAAAACAAGagcaaaatcaacttatttccaaatatAAGCGCCTAATTCCCAAACCTAAGGTATGGGTCTGTTCGcatttactaactgcgaacaaatgGTTTGATTCAATAAAAGCTAAAGAAGatttcgcacttactaactatAAACAGGGgtgttgactttttttgaccaaatcacctattcgcagttagtaagtgcaaaCAGGCACATCTCTAAATATAGCAACTTCTTTCTTCCTTCCCCATTtcagtaaaaatttaaaaaccctAAGCCCTAAAAGTCGACTTTCCCCTTTCAAAAATCACTCTTAGACTACCTTCAATCCATCGATTCTtacattcctctttcaatttagcCTGAGATACTCTATCTTGCACAAAAGTAAACTTTAATGCGTTTTTTTGAGTTTTCAtttcgttttttagggttttaatgaaGTTTGTTTATTTAATCAAATGTAGGTCACTAATTCTGAAATCAACACTCTTCTAAGTCATCCACAACTAATCAAGgtatgtttaattgttttaatagctttattttgttattttttgaagtatttttgttgatgaacaataggaacttgttgaattttatgtacattatatgctattagaaattttgatgttgttattagaaatattattaatgagcttattaattgatttattagttgaattttatgtatattatatattattagaaattttaatGTTGTTATTTATCAATTGATTTAGTTAcattatatgttagaaatattatttattatttattatttattattattttattactatacatgactttattactttatataccaaaaaaattataatcaaatgaatataatgtatttGTATTGGCATGAAGTTGATGGTGATATTGATTTTGATcgtattcatgtagaaatgacatcatttcgtgtgactacagtatgtttttggaatggttctattcaagaaagtagtggcaatgttcattatgttgggggtagacgtaggttgtttgcatgcaactcgcacatggatttgaatgagtttAAACGTCTTATATGTTCTAAGACTCCACTAGAAGTACCGTTAATACACTACAAGAAAAAGCATTTTTGGCCACACCAAAGTATGTCGCCCAATCTTCAATTTATGTCGCCCAAAATTAGGGCGACAAATCTAAAAAGTGACACGACAAGTGTCGCCCTATCAACGCCGCACATATTTGGGCGACACACTTTAGGTACTGACGCCCATGCTTACTTTTGGGCAACACATATTTATGTAGCCCATAGTTGAATGTTGAGCTACACTTAGGTCAACGAAGCCCATAGTTACTGACTTTGGGCAACATATACATATGCAACCCATATTCGAGTATTGGACGACACTTAGTTCTATCCAGCTCATAGTTAACTACTTTGGACTATATATTTTAGTGTAGCCTATAGTTATATGTTTTAGGCGACACATTATATGCGTAGCCCATAGTTATATGTTTTAGGCGACACATTATATGCGTAGCCCATAGTTATATGTTTTGGGCGACGCATTAATATGTGCAGCCCATAATAAATATAGAACATGAatcactttattattattacttatattGTAGcttgattattataataataataataataataataataataataataataataataataataataatatattgtttCTTATACAAAAGAGCAATTAATTTGCTTGTATATGCATACACATTTAATTTGAGTTCTTTTCATAAAAGTTCgactcaaaaaaaatatacaaaaattataatggTTATGTACTTACTCAAGATAACCACCACATATAAAAAGATGATTATCAAATTACTTCTTTACTAGAACagaatattatcattttcagcATTACGTACCATTGACCTGAAAATATTCAATTAGCATATCAATAAAATCTAGTCTTATAactaaaacaaatgaaaatagcCATATACCTTAAAACTTAACTTCGACGGGCAAAAAATTAATCCAAAAGCACCTTCACAAAGGCAATACATAAATTATACACACAATAAACTATACACACAAATTAGTTCTCCAAGAGAAATAAAACTCAATGATATATCCATACCAAATTAAGTTGAACCACGCATCATATTTGCCATCTCGGTCATCATATGTTGCCgtaatttgttttctttgtcGATCATTTCTTGTTTTAATCATTCAATTTTGAAGAGAAGCTTCTCGTTCAGCTAGTGCTTGTTGTATTTGTTGGATTTCTTTCCTTACCTCAGCAGCCCCTTTCAGTGGTCTTTTTGAGCATCTTGGCCCAAAACCAAAACCTCTTATAAACCATTACAGCTCTTGAAGACCTTTGGATATGCTTCTTGAGGTGTGAGATTATCGACACCATTTTGTTCAATTTTCTTATGATGAAGATCCTTTAATGCTTGAAGATTGGCCTCTACTTCAGGGTCTGATCCGGTGTTGACATGCCtattattcaaataaaacaTCGTTTAATCACATTATTTATAATTAGCATTGAACTTAATCAAAGTAGTTTCTATCACAATACCTATGAGTTCTTTCATATTGTCGCACATAAAGGGGTTCTTCATCAATGTATGTTTGAGATCCTTGTTCACATCCTTCTTCACCATTTCATCCAGAATTCTTGCAGTGGACTTTGCTCCATTTGAATGACTTATTCTTTGCTTCAATCTAgcagtcttatttttttcacttatgctctacataaaaattaaataaaattcatgaATAATAGCacataaataaaacaattatatagGGATATATTTAAATTCACACATGGTTTTTGGATCACTCCAATAGTGATCAATTAGCCAATTCCATTCATTAGCATCAATCTCAAGAGGCTTATTAGCTTTCGTTGTTGCTTTTGTATAACCAGTATAATATCTCTCCTTCAATTGATACCGCCAACCTCGATACAAAGCCGCACATTGACTGTTCAATATTTCTTCACGTCGACGCCATCAAATCTTAGTTCAAGCATTTAGCAAACCaaaacattaacaaataaatgTATCGTATAACCTGAATTTTAGAATACAGTCATTCTTTGCATTCTGGATCCATCATAACCCAATTCCTAAACCattaaacaaatcaatttaattttaggTAGCGTTTGGAAACTtgaatttcatttgaatttttgtaattcaattcaagaaattgaaattatagaTTTAAATTCCAATTTCAATTCCTCAATCTCGTTTGGAAATCAAAGAATTAAATTCCTATATTTCAAATCCACATAGTTGTTTGGAAAATATTGGAATTGAATTCCCAAATTAAAATTCTATAGCATTATTTGGATAACCTTGTAATTACATTcaaccaaaaatattaaatttaaatttttaatgattaaacGTTCATTATgatgggaatgacatgatacatatcatgaaaatttacactacaaaattATTTCCATTGCCACTAATTATTcagttagtctcttgagagacacattttaaattcagcccattaaaaattaatgtctacttacattatttttaatgcttacttaccatatccttaattcctacttttaatattttaaatgttacttacattattcttaatgcctatttataatatttaaaaaaatatataatgggttgGCCCAATTAGatatggtctctcaaagagaccgcttctcacaagaatttgtgctaATTATTACCGTTGATCAAACGGGCCCATTGCTACCTGTTAACCAAAAGTAGTTGCTTTACCAAAGTAAACTACTCTTATAAGAGACCATTTTCCAAAGAagcgacctcaaaacaagaagttcaCATTTTTAAtttcactttaatttgtattagttgggttatttagcccatatatttaATGCATCTATCAGAGAGACCATctatcacaaaaatttgtggAGTAAATGGTAACTGGCTATTACTCCTCTAAAACCTTATCACTcccagaaaatttgaaaaaaataagattatttaacaactttattccaaaaacaagcttcgtgaaaactttattcctaaaataagcgttcgtacatccaaacctaagCTTGGtgtaatgtcgctgttactaacagcgaattaaaaaaaattaaaaaataaaaaaaaattagtaaagcctcaagtcgctgttactaacagcgacttaatgcgttttaagtttcttCTTCGTCATTTTAGTTACATcatcattccaacctacgagattaaagagttgaccagtcaaccttaaagtcgctgttactaacagcgagttgagactttactaattttttttatttcactgttagtaacagtgacatTACAGcaagcctaggtttggatgtacggacgcttattttgggaataaagttttcacgaagcttatttttggaataaagttaaataatgttattttttttcaaattttctcccAAGGGATTTATGGCTGATTCTTGTTGGTGGACATGAAGTCCAATTCACTATCCCATTCACTtgtcatttgtagttttttaaaCTGGTCGACCCAAATGCTTAAATGGGCCCATTTTgaacctttttttaaaaaaaaaatcgaaatgaaaagcaaaaaaaatctgaaaaatttacataatagcCAAAGTGTCAAAATATTTCCCAAGATAagcaattttaatatatatttaatataaaataaaaaataaaaaatatttaggcTGAATAGGAATTGAAATTAGGGAAGGTATGGATTGGAAATAAAGAGCTTGTTTTTTACTTGGGTTGGAATTGTATTGGAATTGgaccaatttcaatttcaattttttaccTTAGCCAAACAATGGAATTGGGCCAATTCCATCAATTCAAATGAAATGGCCCAATCCAAACATACCCTAAGTAATTATGATTCTTAAATAAACTTATCTAGCTTTGAGTGGACAATACTCCCTAACCCATCTACTACAATCACTAATAAACTCCGCAGTTCTTTCCTTAATCATACGTCGTATTGAATCAGAGATTTTTGCAATTGGCTTAATTGTTAGATGTTTCTCCCTCCACCGACGTGATTTTAATCCCCTAGTTGGCCCACGTTTATAATGACctcaaaatttaattatatttaatagcAATTCAGCATCAAAAATAACGATAATTGTGCATATGTTTTAGACGAGTTTTTTATATTAACCATAAGATAACCcaaaattacaacaaaaattATGATGTATTAAGTACCAAAAATAGTAGCAAATAATCAGGAAAACGACAATAAAACTGCACCAAAAATAGTACCAAATAGAAGCAAAACTTCAATAAAATAGCTGTAAATAACGCACAAAAACAAACAGCCCCAAAACAGCAACAATTTAGCAGCAAATAAGTAAAAAATCCGCAAACAAACAGCAGCAAAAAATCCCCAAAACAGCACCAAATGAGTAACAAAAAGCCCCAAAACAACAGCAAAAACAGGAGCAATTCAGCAGTAAAACAGaagcaaataagtaccaaatcaGCATCAAAACAGTAGTAAAAGATCACAAAAACAACATCAATTTCGTAGCGAAACAACAGTAACAACAACATGAAAATAGGAACAAATACAGACATGTCCTTGATGTACAATATCCTAGCACAACCAGCAAATATACAACATATATAAAACAATAGATCCTCCAACAGAAGCACAATACCTGTTGCTGATTCTGCTCTTTTAGCTTGTTGCAATCTTCGATTTTGTCTGTAAGACAAGTGAGTTTCTTGAGTATTAGTTCCACTTGTGTCACATTGTGTCTCCTGAATATTGGTTCCATTTGTGTCACATTGTGTCAAAGACAACTGGGTTTCTTGAACTGCAACTATTTTCCTATAGATCAATAACTCAATTAGTGATAATAGAAGTCTAAAGAAGCCATGTTATAGAAACACATAATTCATTTCttgtaaataaatttattaccGTTAATAACCTAAAAAAGCCAATTGAAAATTTCTATTACAACCCAAAATTTCTATTACAATCCGTTAATAACCACTTGATTCACTATCAGAAAACTCTTGCTCATCATAACCACTTGATTCATCATAAATTTCCTTATTTACATCAGCATCAACCTCATTGGACTCTACAGTATCAATATCAACAAATTTGATCATTCTTATTAAGAGCATTGACTTCCTGAACTTCTACTTGTTCCCATAACGATTCATCATTATTAACGTCTTCATCATTGGGAAAATCAAAGTAGTTTCGAGGTTTAGTTTTGATGACAATCCTCCATTGTACTTCATTATGAGTAGGAACATAAAAAAACTTGTTCTATTTGAGACACTAATGTGTTACAATTTTAGAGAGAATATTGGAAAAAAGGTAAAATCATCTTTGATGTATATTGAAGAATATGAAAGCAATTGAAAAATCGTT of the Amaranthus tricolor cultivar Red isolate AtriRed21 chromosome 6, ASM2621246v1, whole genome shotgun sequence genome contains:
- the LOC130815801 gene encoding peroxidase 25; this translates as MEACRSISIRSLLLLVLILIILTNSAESQLSNNYYDASCPAVESVVRSTVQSHYNSDPTIAPGLLRLHFHDCFVQGCDASVLISGPSAERTSPANVGLKGFEVIDDAKKQLESMCPGIVSCADILALAARDAVDLTGGPSWGVPLGRLDGKRSSASDALNLPSPIEAISVHRQKFADKGLNDHDLVTLVGAHTIGQTDCRFFQYRLYNFTPTGNSDPTMNQAVLSQLQTICPKNGNGLTKVAMDKDSWTKFDVNFFKNIRDGNAVLESDQRLMGDDATRPIVQNYAGNIRGLFGIRFNFDFPKAMVKMSSIDVKTSYSNGEIRNVCSKFN